In Triticum urartu cultivar G1812 chromosome 6, Tu2.1, whole genome shotgun sequence, the following proteins share a genomic window:
- the LOC125514647 gene encoding cytosolic sulfotransferase 13-like, which produces MAHVAEKKHERSCLADALPATNGADNLTELIQSLPVEKRLLLPPAGSQRRQYRGYWFPEWHLSALAAVRDHFEPKPTDMFLVSCPKSGTTWLKSLAFATVHRDVHPPSSREHPLLHKNPHGCVEFIHAIYRQPVDVARGIVEAYPSPRIFGTHFPLSLLPEHISGDGSGCRIVYICRDPKDVVISWWWFMRTYVPNPEQLQFEEVFDLFCEGRTGAGPYWLHALEHWEESRRRPDKVLFLKYEELLRDPHGNLRRLAEFLGCPFSEAEEKAGVMDAILELCSLDKLKKLEVNQSGNKLKDGPVMNHSFFRKGVSGDWINTMTPEMAARLDAIVQQALQGTGFGFGISTQQ; this is translated from the coding sequence ATGGCCCATGTAGCAGAGAAAAAACACGAGCGTAGCTGCCTCGCTGATGCGCTGCCGGCGACGAACGGTGCTGACAACCTCACTGAGCTCATCCAGTCACTGCCCGTCGAGAAGCGGTTACTGCTGCCGCCCGCCGGCTCGCAGAGGCGACAGTACCGTGGGTACTGGTTCCCGGAGTGGCACCTGTCGGCCCTGGCGGCTGTCCGTGACCACTTCGAGCCCAAGCCAACGGACATGTTCCTGGTGAGCTGCCCCAAGTCCGGCACCACCTGGCTTAAATCACTGGCCTTCGCCACCGTGCATCGTGATGTCCACCCGCCGTCCAGCCGCGAGCACCCTCTCTTGCACAAAAACCCACATGGCTGCGTCGAATTCATCCACGCAATCTATCGGCAACCGGTCGACGTTGCGCGGGGCATCGTCGAGGCGTACCCTTCGCCGCGCATCTTCGGCACCCACTTCCCCTTGTCCTTGCTGCCGGAGCACATCAGCGGCGATGGCAGCGGGTGCCGGATCGTCTACATCTGCCGGGACCCCAAGGACGTGGTCATCTCGTGGTGGTGGTTCATGCGCACCTACGTCCCAAACCCCGAGCAGCTCCAGTTCGAGGAGGTGTTCGATTTGTTCTGCGAGGGCCGCACAGGCGCGGGCCCTTATTGGCTCCACGCCCTCGAGCATTGGGAGGAGAGCCGGAGAAGGCCTGACAAGGTGCTGTTCCTCAAGTATGAGGAGCTGCTGCGAGACCCGCATGGTAATCTTAGGAGGCTGGCGGAGTTTTTGGGGTGCCCCTTCTCTGAGGCGGAGGAGAAAGCCGGTGTCATGGATGCCATCTTGGAGCTCTGTAGCCTGGACAAGCTAAAGAAGCTGGAGGTGAACCAGAGCGGCAACAAGTTGAAGGACGGACCCGTGATGAACCATTCCTTCTTCAGGAAGGGGGTGTCCGGTGACTGGATCAACACCATGACGCCGGAGATGGCGGCACGGCTCGATGCAATCGTCCAACAAGCACTGCAAGGCACTGGATTTGGCTTTGGCATCTCCACGCAACAGTAA